A part of Microthrixaceae bacterium genomic DNA contains:
- a CDS encoding TetR/AcrR family transcriptional regulator codes for MAEQTVSPRRHLSGRQARTVSLLLDAALTELTEVGYDALTVRGVARRAGVAPATAYTYFGSKEHLVAEVFWRRYSRDRSTEDAGHHDGITTPGSPASRAASVLGEFAMVADEPELAAACTVALLANDPEVRDLRLRIGTETHRRLVEALGTDADPLAVQTLLLATSGALLQAGTGHLAYDAVPALLADVARLVLT; via the coding sequence TTGGCTGAGCAGACCGTCTCTCCCCGGCGTCACCTGTCGGGGCGTCAAGCACGGACCGTCAGCCTGCTGCTCGATGCCGCGCTCACCGAGCTGACCGAGGTCGGCTACGACGCTCTCACCGTGAGGGGTGTCGCTCGACGTGCAGGCGTCGCCCCGGCCACGGCGTACACCTACTTCGGGTCCAAGGAACACCTTGTGGCCGAAGTGTTCTGGCGCCGATACTCCCGAGATCGCTCGACTGAGGATGCCGGTCACCACGACGGCATCACCACGCCTGGCTCCCCGGCGTCGCGGGCAGCATCGGTGCTGGGCGAGTTCGCCATGGTGGCCGACGAGCCCGAACTGGCGGCGGCCTGCACGGTGGCGCTGCTGGCCAACGACCCCGAGGTAAGAGATCTGCGGCTTCGGATCGGTACCGAGACCCATCGTCGCCTGGTCGAAGCGCTGGGTACCGATGCCGATCCGTTGGCCGTGCAAACCCTGCTGCTGGCCACCAGCGGTGCCCTGCTCCAAGCCGGGACCGGACATCTCGCCTACGACGCGGTACCAGCCCTGCTGGCCGACGTGGCCCGACTCGTCCTCACTTGA
- a CDS encoding AbrB/MazE/SpoVT family DNA-binding domain-containing protein, protein MDVAAKLTSKGQMTVPKAVRDALGLEEGDEVVFHVEGNRAVLARTPDFLSLAGAIPVPAAKRNVAWDEVIRKTRSARSAKRR, encoded by the coding sequence ATGGACGTCGCTGCCAAGCTCACGTCGAAGGGTCAGATGACCGTGCCGAAGGCGGTGCGCGATGCCCTCGGCCTCGAGGAGGGTGACGAGGTCGTCTTCCACGTGGAGGGAAACCGGGCGGTACTTGCTCGGACGCCGGACTTTCTCTCCCTCGCCGGTGCGATTCCGGTGCCCGCCGCGAAGCGCAATGTCGCGTGGGACGAGGTGATCCGCAAGACCCGCTCGGCGCGTTCGGCCAAGCGGCGGTGA
- a CDS encoding type II toxin-antitoxin system VapC family toxin produces MSAFVDTNILVRHLTGDPPAMAARATAYLASADELYLPDLIVAETVYVLESYYEVPRPQVAMAMRSLIAFDAIATVDPALLLRAIEVYEIDRLDFADAYLVACAESTGVSSVASFDKSIDRVKTIERIEPPRTPK; encoded by the coding sequence GTGAGTGCGTTCGTCGACACCAACATCCTCGTCCGCCACCTCACGGGTGACCCGCCAGCGATGGCGGCACGTGCCACGGCGTACCTGGCTTCGGCTGACGAGCTGTACCTGCCCGACCTGATCGTCGCCGAGACGGTCTACGTGCTCGAGTCCTACTACGAGGTGCCTCGACCGCAGGTCGCGATGGCGATGCGGTCGCTCATCGCCTTCGACGCGATCGCCACGGTCGACCCGGCACTGCTCCTCCGAGCGATCGAGGTCTACGAGATCGACCGGCTGGACTTCGCCGACGCCTACCTGGTCGCGTGCGCAGAGAGCACCGGCGTCAGCAGCGTCGCATCGTTCGACAAGTCGATCGACCGGGTGAAGACCATCGAGCGGATCGAGCCGCCCAGGACGCCGAAATGA
- a CDS encoding N-acetyl-gamma-glutamyl-phosphate reductase has product MVLRAGIVGASGFTGAELLRLLHAHPEIDVVVATGDSQAGTAAAALYPSLAAAYPDLGFEPYHRGLADERGLDVVFCGLPHGTSQEIVPDLLPGERLVVDLGADFRLKDPALYPRWYHAEHSVPELLAHAVYGLPELFREELAALGGSGLVATPGCYVTTATLALAPLVEAGLVETTGIVVDAASGVSGAGRPPKPNTTFCTVDEDFTAYGLLDHRHTPEIEQNLSHVAGEDVQVLFTPHLAPMNWGILATCYARPTGAVTTEAVREVLRAAYEHEPFVVVCDEPPSTKATLGSNAVHVTGCADDRTGWVVAIAALDNLTKGASGGAVQAANVALGLPEMTGLPVVGLYP; this is encoded by the coding sequence ATGGTGTTGAGAGCAGGGATCGTCGGGGCGTCGGGGTTCACCGGGGCGGAGTTGCTGCGGTTGTTGCACGCCCATCCCGAGATCGACGTCGTAGTTGCCACGGGTGACAGCCAGGCTGGAACGGCGGCGGCTGCGCTCTACCCTTCGCTGGCAGCGGCTTATCCCGATCTTGGTTTCGAGCCGTACCACCGGGGTCTGGCCGATGAGCGTGGGCTGGACGTCGTGTTCTGCGGGCTGCCTCACGGGACATCGCAGGAGATCGTGCCCGATCTGTTGCCGGGTGAGAGGTTGGTGGTGGATCTCGGGGCCGATTTCCGGCTGAAGGATCCGGCGCTGTACCCGCGCTGGTATCACGCCGAGCACAGCGTTCCGGAGTTGTTGGCTCACGCTGTCTATGGCCTGCCTGAGCTGTTCCGTGAGGAGTTGGCCGCGCTTGGTGGGTCTGGTTTGGTGGCTACACCGGGGTGCTATGTGACCACGGCGACGTTGGCGCTGGCCCCCTTGGTGGAGGCCGGGTTGGTGGAGACCACCGGGATCGTGGTCGATGCGGCTAGTGGGGTTTCGGGGGCAGGGCGTCCGCCCAAGCCCAACACCACGTTCTGTACGGTGGATGAAGACTTCACGGCCTATGGGTTGCTCGACCACCGTCACACTCCCGAGATCGAGCAGAACCTGTCCCATGTGGCTGGGGAAGACGTTCAGGTTCTGTTCACGCCACACCTGGCTCCCATGAACTGGGGGATCTTGGCCACCTGTTATGCCCGGCCCACCGGCGCGGTCACTACCGAGGCGGTGCGTGAGGTGCTGCGGGCCGCCTATGAGCACGAGCCGTTTGTGGTGGTGTGCGATGAGCCCCCTTCCACCAAGGCGACCCTTGGTTCCAATGCGGTTCATGTGACCGGTTGTGCCGATGATCGCACCGGTTGGGTGGTTGCGATCGCTGCCCTGGACAACTTGACCAAGGGGGCGTCGGGTGGAGCGGTGCAGGCCGCCAATGTGGCCTTGGGTCTACCCGAAATGACGGGCCTGCCGGTGGTCGGTCTCTACCCCTGA
- the argJ gene encoding bifunctional glutamate N-acetyltransferase/amino-acid acetyltransferase ArgJ yields the protein MSVTAAKGFVASGVACGIKASGDLDLSLVATVDGVAVPAAAVFTDNKMTAAPVVVSDLHLCATGGRAAAVILNSGNANAATGSPGQDDARAMCAATAAGVGCVPEEVLVCSTGLIGIPLPIDTILAGVPALVAARNPQGGTDAAEAIRTTDTHRKETVVAVGASAAVVGGMAKGAAMLAPNMATMLAVLTTDAAAEPGQLRQILRDAVSTSFNRLMTDACRSTNDTVIILASGAAGPVDGGDLAAAVALACADLAGQMAGDAEGATKVVRLSVTGAASDVDAEAGARQIARSALCKCSWFGQDPYWGRLASELGSAGIEFSPELISVSYGGVTVADGGVTIEHDAVAVAAHMAQRNLEIVCDLGIGTGSFTVLTNDLTHQYIDENTGGS from the coding sequence ATGAGCGTTACTGCAGCCAAGGGATTCGTGGCCTCGGGTGTTGCCTGTGGCATCAAGGCCTCTGGTGACCTTGACCTTTCGCTGGTTGCCACCGTTGACGGCGTGGCGGTTCCGGCCGCGGCCGTGTTCACCGACAACAAGATGACCGCGGCACCGGTGGTGGTCTCGGATCTCCATCTGTGTGCCACCGGTGGAAGGGCCGCCGCGGTGATCTTGAACTCGGGCAACGCCAACGCCGCCACCGGAAGCCCTGGTCAGGACGATGCGCGGGCCATGTGCGCGGCGACCGCTGCCGGTGTGGGTTGTGTCCCCGAGGAGGTTCTGGTCTGTTCGACCGGTCTGATCGGAATTCCGTTGCCGATCGACACCATCCTGGCTGGGGTGCCGGCGCTGGTTGCGGCTCGCAACCCTCAAGGCGGAACGGACGCCGCCGAGGCCATTCGCACCACTGACACCCATCGCAAAGAGACGGTGGTGGCGGTGGGTGCCAGCGCGGCGGTGGTTGGAGGGATGGCCAAGGGGGCGGCCATGTTGGCCCCGAACATGGCCACCATGTTGGCGGTGCTCACCACTGATGCTGCCGCCGAGCCCGGTCAGCTTCGCCAGATCCTGCGAGACGCGGTGTCCACCAGTTTCAACCGGTTGATGACCGATGCGTGTCGTTCCACCAACGACACCGTGATCATCTTGGCCAGCGGGGCGGCAGGCCCGGTCGACGGTGGGGACTTGGCGGCCGCGGTGGCCTTGGCTTGTGCGGATCTGGCTGGCCAGATGGCTGGTGATGCTGAGGGTGCTACCAAGGTGGTGCGCCTCAGCGTGACCGGCGCGGCCAGCGACGTTGATGCCGAGGCGGGTGCCCGCCAGATCGCTCGTAGTGCTTTGTGTAAATGCTCCTGGTTCGGGCAGGACCCTTACTGGGGTCGTTTGGCCAGTGAGCTCGGAAGTGCCGGCATCGAGTTTTCGCCCGAGTTGATCTCGGTGTCCTACGGAGGGGTGACGGTGGCCGACGGGGGAGTGACCATCGAACATGACGCCGTGGCCGTGGCCGCCCACATGGCCCAACGCAACCTTGAGATCGTGTGTGATCTGGGTATCGGCACCGGTTCGTTCACCGTGCTCACCAACGACTTGACCCACCAGTACATAGACGAGAACACCGGCGGCAGCTGA